ATATTGTTATTTTTACTCATATTATCCGCCGGTCATACTCATGTGACGTTGCAGGGTCGGCCGGTTGTGTTCCGGATCAATAGTGAAATAATGCCGTTCCGGCTTTTTGGAGATCGCAGAAATTATGGCTTGTTCCACGGCCTGCCGGTCTCCCTGATGATTCCGCAAAACCTCGCGCAGGTCAATATTGTCCTCATGCCCCAGGCACATGAAAAGCTGGCCGGTACAGGTCACGCGGATCCGGTTGCAGCTGTCGCAGAAATTATGGCTCATGGGGGTGATCATGCCCAGTTTCCTGCCGCTGCTGCCGACGGAATAATAGCGGGCCGGGCCGCCGGTGCGGTAGTCGCTTTCCGCCAGCTCCCAACTGTCGGCCAGCTGTTCCCGGACCTGTTGCAGGGACAGATATTGTTCGTGTCGGTTGACGTCGATTTCCCCCAGCGGCATGGTCTCGATCAGGGTCAGGTCCATCTGGTTGCGCACGCACCAGTCCAGCATCTGTCCGATTTCATCGTCATTGATGCCTTTCAACGCCACCATGTTGATCTTGATGGCAAGGCCGGCGTCCTGGGCCGCGCGGATGCCGTGCAGGACCTGGTCCAGGTTGCCCCAGCGGGTAATATGGCGGAACTTGGCTTCATCCAGGGTATCGACGGAGACATTGATCCGGCGCACGCCGGCCTCATAGAGGCCGCTGGCATATTTTGCCAACTGGCTGCCGTTTGTGGTCAGGGTCAACTCCTCAATGATGTTGTCCTTCACATACTGGCCCAGGTTGTCGATCAGCGACATCATGTTTTTGCGGACCAGCGGTTCACCGCCGGTCAGCCTGATCTTTTTAACGCCGTTGGCAATGAAGGCCGTGCAGAGGATTTCCAGTTCCTCGAGGCTGAGCACATCGGATTTGGGCAGGAACTGCATATTTTCCGCCATGCAGTACTGGCACCGGAAATCACACCTGTCGGTGACCGATAGGCGCAAATAAGTGATATGCCGTCCGAACGGATCGATCATTGGGTATCCAGTAATCTGTTATCTCTTCAGACTTTTATAAACAGATAAAACCGAATAATCCATTCAAGAATGGGTGAACTGTCAGAACAGCGGGGATTTGCTGGCGTCCTGGACCCAGCTGTGCAGTGTCAACTGGGCGCGCCGGGGCTCCATGTTGTTGAAGCGGTCATAGGCGCGGTCGATTTCTTCCTGGCTCAGCTTGGTTTCCATGTCGCGCGCTTCCCGCGTCATCCGGTAGATGGTGAGAAAGACGCTGCGGTCGATATTGATCGCCCGGCAGGCAATGGCGAGCGCTTCCGACCCCCGGTCATAAAGGATGGAGGACATGATGTCCTTCGGAATATTGGCCAGTTTGGCAAAACCCGCCTCGAACAGGGAGACCTGCCCCTGGCTCAGCGATTTCATCAGGAAAGCCGGGCCCAGCTTGCCGGCCTTGCTCAGTTTCTCGATCAGGTTCTCTTCGGCGCTAAGTAGTCCCGCGCGTTTCTCGTCCTCAGTCTCGATTTCCCTCAGGGTGCCGCTGACGATATCGTTGATATCCTCGACCGACATGGAATGGGTATCCAGGATAATTTCTTTCAGGGAATCCGACACCCACTGATACATCTGGGCGCAAAGTTCGCGCGGGAGATCCTCGCGGTTGATCAGCGGCGCCTGAATTTCTTCCCGGTTCCGGGACTGTTCGACCAGACCCGCCAGGGTTTCATTGTCGATATTGGCATCTTTGTTGGACAGCAGGGACACCACAACCCGGTCATTGCCGGTGGTGATCAGTTCGCGGCAGACGCCCGAGGACAAATGCTTGCGGGCGGTGATGCTGAGCTGATGCTGGATGGTCTTATGGCGGATGATCTTGATCAGGTTTTTGTCGTCAAGAAGCTTGCTCAGCATAAGAACCGGGCGCGCCACTTCAATTTCGTCATTGGCCAGCAGGATAATCAGGTCCACGGATGTGTCCATGCGGGTGGCCAGCCGTTCGGCGAGCTTCTTGCGCACTTCCATTTCCACATGATGGAAAAGAGTGCCCAGGATTTCTGTCATCAGGGAAACT
The DNA window shown above is from Emcibacter nanhaiensis and carries:
- the moaA gene encoding GTP 3',8-cyclase MoaA; protein product: MIDPFGRHITYLRLSVTDRCDFRCQYCMAENMQFLPKSDVLSLEELEILCTAFIANGVKKIRLTGGEPLVRKNMMSLIDNLGQYVKDNIIEELTLTTNGSQLAKYASGLYEAGVRRINVSVDTLDEAKFRHITRWGNLDQVLHGIRAAQDAGLAIKINMVALKGINDDEIGQMLDWCVRNQMDLTLIETMPLGEIDVNRHEQYLSLQQVREQLADSWELAESDYRTGGPARYYSVGSSGRKLGMITPMSHNFCDSCNRIRVTCTGQLFMCLGHEDNIDLREVLRNHQGDRQAVEQAIISAISKKPERHYFTIDPEHNRPTLQRHMSMTGG
- a CDS encoding DUF2336 domain-containing protein, translated to MASVNNTLDGEVTGLIKLAHEKSISGRSELFESIADLLERRHDDLSGKEVSLMTEILGTLFHHVEMEVRKKLAERLATRMDTSVDLIILLANDEIEVARPVLMLSKLLDDKNLIKIIRHKTIQHQLSITARKHLSSGVCRELITTGNDRVVVSLLSNKDANIDNETLAGLVEQSRNREEIQAPLINREDLPRELCAQMYQWVSDSLKEIILDTHSMSVEDINDIVSGTLREIETEDEKRAGLLSAEENLIEKLSKAGKLGPAFLMKSLSQGQVSLFEAGFAKLANIPKDIMSSILYDRGSEALAIACRAINIDRSVFLTIYRMTREARDMETKLSQEEIDRAYDRFNNMEPRRAQLTLHSWVQDASKSPLF